The proteins below are encoded in one region of Cololabis saira isolate AMF1-May2022 chromosome 13, fColSai1.1, whole genome shotgun sequence:
- the LOC133458456 gene encoding claudin-19-like, giving the protein MASSGLQLLGFFLSLVGTAATVASTIMVEWRKEVQGKHYTYEGLWMACSGTERTTCENHKSVLKLAIEIQATRAVMLVTLFLSAIALMVSIIGMKCTHFMDSMPASKSRISRIGGILFMTAGLMTIIITSWYVTKIVKLFQESHKLQSREFGHAVFVSWLGGLLTMVGGIFLGCQRCSRSPSSESISSNHLLPTANPKSNYV; this is encoded by the exons ATGGCCAGCTCCGGACTGCAGCTGCTGGGTTTCTTCCTCTCTCTGGTCGGAACTGCTGCCACTGTTGCCTCTACGATCATGGTCGAGTGGAGGAAGGAGGTGCAGGGCAAACATTACACCTACGAGGGCTTGTGGATGGCCTGCAGCGGCACTGAGAGAACAACCTGTGAAAATCACAAATCAGTGCTGAAACTGGCAA TTGAAATCCAGGCGACCAGAGCTGTGATGCTGGTCACTCTCTTCCTCTCCGCTATTGCCTTGATGGTCTCCATCATTGGAATGAAGTGCACCCACTTCATGGACAGCATGCCCGCAAGTAAATCCAGGATATCTCGGATCGGAGGAATCCTGTTCATGACTGCAG GATTAATGACCATCATCATCACGTCTTGGTATGTCACAAAGATTGTTAAGCTCTTCCAGGAATCACATAAGCTACAAAG TCGAGAGTTTGGTCACGCCGTGTTTGTCAGCTGGCTTGGTGGACTTCTCACTATGGTTGGCGGCATTTTCCTGGGCTGTCAGAGATGCTCGCGGTCCCCGTCGTCTGAGTCCATAAGCTCCAACCACCTTCTTCCTACTGCAAACCCCAAGTCCAATTATGTTTAG